The window CAATTAAATTTATGTTCCACATTGAAAGACAGAGaaaaggtaaaaagaaaaaacaacgtGACTCTACTGACAGGGTTGTAtttatatgttttgtttttgtttatttataatAATTGTACTTTTGAATTTTGGGTGGAGCAAACAAATATATCATACAgatggggtatttttttttcctacatatGTTGTACCTGTCACTGCTGGTACCCCGAATCTGTCAAAACCACTGAAACTCTTGTTCTTCACatatccttgaaaaaaaaaaaaaaaaaacatttctctttttttttcgcgATGATGGCAGCAAAGTTTGTCTTATTAAAATTGATTCTAccacttttttcttcttatgaaTATTATACTAGTGTAATAGAGATTACTTGACTAAAAGAGCTGAACATATGTTGATGCAGAAGCAAACTGAAATAAACATGGATTGATGTACATTGTTGGGAATTTTATTTGTTACtggtccaattttttttgtctgttttttttgtaccgCAGTACTTTGGCGCtgcagtaaagcgttggcctcacagttctgaggactggggttcaaatcccaacctgTCCGtttaatttgcatgttttccctccacttttcctccactaagatttcctcctacatcccaagaacgcattaattggagactctaaattgcccctaggtgcgattgtgagttcgactgttgttgtctccatgtgccctgtgattggctggcaaccaggtcggggtgtaccctgcctccagcccgatgacagctggaattggctacagcattcccgcgacccttgtgaggataagcggctaagaaaatggatggatggatggatgtcattgtCTTCTATGGGAACGACGACCTtttcaacatggccgccacataGGCACGTATAAATTGGAAAATAATCTTCCGTATTAGCGTGAAATCTACTGTCCCATTGGCCGGAACGCTAGCCAACCGAAAAGCAGTGTCTCCCTGGCCCCTCCCACTTTCTCACATATTTTCGGGATGAAGCTTTTTCGGACACGGCTAACGTTCAGGCTAACATTTTTGACGCAAATACCCGAACAACGTGcgtgttttggacatgttttaACATTTAACGACGCAAGTGGTGGACTTCACATGGAAGCGGAACCGACACCGGAACGGCATATTTATTCTTTAAACCACACGTATAAGTTAACTGGACATTTTAAGTGAAACGATGGCAAATAGGAGGATCTTAATTCAATGGaaaaactattaaaataaaAGAGCTAACATTAATGGAGAGTCGACACTGGACTAATATGCCGCTCCGACTTTATTTGTGGTCGCTTTTGGGGCTTGTTCTGTTCTGGACAGAACTCCCACTGGGTTCTCGGGCCGACTCGACACTTAGTCCCGCAAAGACTCTTGTCTGGGGGCCGGGACTGAAGGCAAACATTGTCCTGCCAGCCCGTTTTTTCTTTATCCAGGCTGTTGACACCTCGGGGAGAAAGTAGGTACCTGGTACAGTACGCTGTGATCTTAAACAGATGTTGTGAGCGGAAATGTGTACATGGCGAGTTTTTATAGACCTTTAATTTCTCAAATTTCAGTGTGTCTTATACACAGCTATCGTCTtcttattattttcctttcggcttgtcctgtcaggggttgccacggcgtgtcatcttagatgaacgcgtatttgtttggcacagctaTCTAAGTCTGTTTATTATCTTTCCGGCAAGctaccctgctaaaaaattctATAGAGCATTTCTAAAGAAAtttagaactttaggacccaaatcctatagaatttctacagaaattccATTGTTCTCTTGAAATtttatagaaaatcacagccaaagttctataaaACAAGTTGTTCtctacaaattctatagaatgttTTTAGCAGGGTATTCAACGGGTACAGAGGTATAACACCACATATCAAGACATTCGAGGATGTTATAACTCTCGCCGCAATGTGTATAATTACAGGCTGTTGAAACGTAACCTGTTCGACACCAAAGTCGAGGGTGGAGAGTTGAAAGGATTCAGCATGAAATGCACGAGACTGATTTCCTTTCACACCTTTGAAGGCATCCGGTTGCATTTACGGTTTCTCACCCGCGTAGGAATATAAAGACGCTACTCGAGAACGGTCACACTATATAATGTGATAACAGCTtacaattttaagaaaaaaaaaggaaagtataGTGTCGTTAATATATATTAGCCCGTGTACCACTTAGTGCCACTCTCGCACTGAATTATTGAGATCACCttcctgtggcgaccccgaaagggacaagccgaaagtaaccttcCTCCAGGGAAGTATTAAGAAGGGCTAACATAGATAACGCATTTGCAAAATGCTGTTTATTATATTCTTGCTCTTCCTCACAGTCTAACGTCATCGCCGGGGGAGAAAACCTTCGAGGTGAAGATCTTGTCCCCATCGGAGCACTTCATCAGGATCTGGATTCAGGTCCTGGATCGTCAAGATGGGACTTTCCTAGTTCGCTACCGAATGTACGCCAGCTACATGGATCTTCACGTCCACGTTCTGCACATGGATCGGCATGTGGCCAAGTCTCCATACATTCTCAAAGGTGTAATGTGAAGTGCGGTTGAAATGGTTccagaacattttcaaattgaattttcaATCTCCTCCTGAGTTAATTTGTCATCATCATGACCCTTGATTAACTGTAAAGACAATCTACAATTCATAACTggcaaataattaataaatatgtTATTTGTTCTACAAATCATGACCAcgctgagatgttttcttcttgtcTCATCAGGACCAGTCTACCATGAGGGTTGTGACTGTCCCCAACCTGACGGCGCCGTTTGGCAGTCCCACATGCGCTGTCCTCACTCCTTTCCCCAGATAGAGCACGACTTGTCCCATTTCGCCAACGTCGACCCAGATCGCAACGCTCGGGAGATCCCGCAGCGCTTCGGGCAGCGCCAAAGCCTCTGCCATTACACAATCAAAGAGAACAAGGTATCCGatttcattattgtttttttttctatatatctgggtgtttgtttttaaacttgtaCATGTTTGGGTGTTTAGGACTGTGCTAcatagatatacagtattttggtaTTAAGGATTATTATTGCTGTTATTTGCTACACaccagacatatatatatatatatatatatatatatatatatatactagtCTATAAACTAAGGGTAGGGAAACTGGCCtttaaacaaaatcaaatgtttttattttttccacaaaaatccaATTTCTGATTTTAATATATTGTTTGCTCATCaaacaaaagtcattttctTATTCCCATAATACTCCTCAAAGATAACTAAAGGATTATCTGTGTCAATAAAGgctagtaccgtaatttccggcctacagagcgcacctgattgtaagcctcaccccgtacatttgtaaaggaaataccatttggtacatacatatgccgcagctgtgtaaaagtcgcaagtgcccacattgaaatacgagatatttacaaagaaagacggcatacagaaatagttttcaaagttttaataccttatcttagcttaacatagcaacgaCATGGTAGCATGAAAggggttggtttaaaaaaaaaaaaaaaaaaaaaaacagccgcagcagctacacagtagcaacacggtagcacagcactaacagagccgtttaaaaaataaataaataaatcactgagaGGTAGCAGAAACAccctagcgcggcgctaacatggccgttaaaaaacaaaaaacaaaaacaaacctaaatcactgagaggcGGCagaaacacagcagaaacacgctagcacggcgctaacagggccgtttaaaaaaaaaaaacaaacatactggtaaaaatcactgagacgcggcagtaacacagcagcaacacgcaagcACAGTGCGAAAGCTAACGCAgcacagggccggttaaaaaaaacataccggttaaagtgacttcctcggcacatgtattccaccggacttactcttaccttttcccctagagtgcccccttgtggccgttggaaaaaatgcacaaattagctgcatcaccacataagccgcagagttggaagtgtgtggaaaaaaagtcgcggtttataggccggaaattatggtatttctTTTGGATGAATAATGGCAGCAGATGTGATAAGTTTGCGCGGGGGCAGTCTTGTCAAAATATGCCAGTGGAACATTCTAGTAGGTTTTTGTACTTGTAATACTTGCACATTCAAAGTCCTGCTTCTGTACATCAAGTAATTTATCCCCTTAAGCAGATtgtaatttatatttcattttgtctAACAGAAATTGAAAAGGTTATATAATGCTTCAGAACtctttaaaagctttttttttttaattgtttggaGGAGTAAATTGAAGCTGTGGCTAATTATGTGGAACTTGTAgaaggataaaaataaaaaaaaaaaaacattgcttaaCTGTTCATAATGGTAAACTTCATCCTTTTCAGGTCTACGTTCAAACACTTGGCGAGCACGTAGGTTTCCGAATCTTTATGGATGCCATCCTTCTGTCACTTAGCAGAAAGGCAAGTTCCATTTATTTACAGATTAAGGGTTTGTATACTTTATTCATGTGTGTAATTGATTGACATGAAGGTGGTATTGCGGTACTGTATAGCTAAACTGCACTCACATTTGCAGATATGCAATacatataccatattttccggactataagtcacgttatttttttttttttttcatagtttggccgggggtgcgatttattctccagagcgacttgtatgtgaaattattcacacattattacatccatccatccatttttcgagtCGCTTATCTGTtgttttcacactgacaaccataaGATGGCGCTCCAGGCCCGTGTATCTGATGACAGAGGGggagcacagcttccgggtgaatccgccatgcaactttctGGGAAATCATTGGAAGGCTCGGCAAAttatgggcttccgtgacaccAGAACCATCCTgtcaggattcagaaaggctggaatggGCTAGTTATAACTGCCACTGACGATGAGGAAGAGGAATATGCTATTGTTATCGAAATGATGCTTAATGTTATGTTAgcataccaggcacgttctcagttgtgtcatgtaacgtaagcataccgtTCGGCCTGTTGTTGcccctatttttatttttaattgtttgtcatttaaattttaaatgacacgtCTGTTCTTGGCGGCGGCACGGtcgatcagctggtgaagcgttggcctcacggctctgaggagccgggttcgatcccggccccgcctgtgtggagtctgcacgttctccccgtgcctgcatgggttttctccgggtactccggtttcctcccacatcccaaaaacatgcaacatgaatcggacactctaggtgtgattgtgagagcaaatgtttgtctcccattgacaactgggataggctccagcactccccgcaaaccttgtgaggataagcggctaagaaaatggatgggtgtctgttcttggtgttgaattttatcaaataaatttcccccaaagTTCGACTTATACTCCAGCGcgacttatatatgtttttatcttcgtttttatggattttatgcgtgttgcgacttgtactccggagcgacgtgtagtccggaaaatacggtaacattgttttccacacatttgaaaaagcatggcctgcaattggctggtgaccagtacaCGCTCTTGCTCAAacatagctggggtaggctccagcacacctatgaccccagtgaggataagcagtatggaaaaataaatggatgaaaatggGGGGATTCTGATTTGAAGATAACCAATTCCTCGCTTGCCTTTTTGTGTATGCTCCCATAACATATATCCCAATTGTGCcactttaaacaaaacaattgaaattGTGTCCCTTGAACCATGCAGTGTACATCCAGCGGGAAGTCTTTGACAAGACATGCACAAATACTAACATTCTCTCGTTCCGTGTCCAGGTCAAGTTACCCGACATGGAGTTTTTCGTGAACCTGGGCGACTG of the Syngnathoides biaculeatus isolate LvHL_M chromosome 14, ASM1980259v1, whole genome shotgun sequence genome contains:
- the LOC133511949 gene encoding protein O-glucosyltransferase 2-like isoform X4, whose protein sequence is MESRHWTNMPLRLYLWSLLGLVLFWTELPLGSRADSTLSPAKTLVWGPGLKANIVLPARFFFIQAVDTSGRNLTSSPGEKTFEVKILSPSEHFIRIWIQVLDRQDGTFLVRYRMYASYMDLHVHVLHMDRHVAKSPYILKGPVYHEGCDCPQPDGAVWQSHMRCPHSFPQIEHDLSHFANVDPDRNAREIPQRFGQRQSLCHYTIKENKVYVQTLGEHVGFRIFMDAILLSLSRKVKLPDMEFFVNLGDWPLEKRKPPQNIHPIFSWCGSNNTRDIVMPTYDLTESVLETMGRVSLDMMSVQANTGPPWAKKNATAFWRGRDSRQERLELVKLSRAHPHTIDAAFTNFFFFKHDESLYGPLVKHVSFFDFFKYKYQINIDGTVAAYRLPYLLAGDSVVLKQDSGYYEHFYNELIPWEHYIPVRADLQDLLEKIQWAKDHDEEEYAKLQVTEPKIREGMELVEHPSDDLFPCSCLRKQVKDEL